In a single window of the Nodularia spumigena CCY9414 genome:
- a CDS encoding ROK family protein gives MVNSQVIGIDVGGTAIKLGRFKQDGSCLQCLTVATPQPSTPEAVLAVMVDAIAQVDPYNQAVAIGVGTPGPADKTGRIAQIAINLPGWQNVPLADWLEAKTGKPTVIANDANCAGLAEAWLGAGRHFHNLILLTLGTGVGGAIILDGKLFVGHQGAAGELGLITLNPDGLMCKSGNSGSLEQYASISAIRRRTGKEPSELGALAAAGDIKALTFWQEYGKDLGIGLASLIYVLTPQAIILGGGISASFEFFFPAVKAEIEQRVMFTSRAGLQILPAQLGNSAGMVGAAKLVISH, from the coding sequence GTGGTTAATTCACAAGTAATTGGTATTGATGTCGGGGGAACCGCAATTAAGCTCGGACGGTTCAAACAAGATGGTTCTTGCTTACAATGTTTGACTGTAGCAACTCCCCAACCATCGACACCAGAAGCAGTTCTAGCTGTCATGGTGGATGCGATCGCTCAAGTTGACCCATATAATCAAGCTGTGGCTATTGGTGTGGGTACTCCTGGTCCGGCTGATAAAACCGGACGCATTGCCCAAATTGCCATCAACTTACCGGGATGGCAAAATGTGCCTTTAGCAGACTGGTTAGAAGCGAAAACAGGTAAACCGACGGTTATTGCTAATGATGCCAATTGTGCAGGTTTAGCAGAAGCTTGGTTGGGTGCTGGTCGCCACTTTCATAACCTGATTTTGTTGACTTTAGGAACTGGGGTTGGTGGTGCGATTATTTTGGATGGTAAACTGTTTGTGGGACATCAAGGCGCTGCTGGGGAACTGGGTTTAATTACCTTGAACCCGGATGGACTTATGTGTAAAAGTGGCAATTCCGGTTCTTTGGAACAGTATGCTTCAATTTCGGCAATTCGTCGCCGCACAGGTAAGGAACCCTCGGAATTAGGCGCACTCGCCGCCGCCGGAGATATAAAGGCGTTGACTTTTTGGCAAGAATATGGTAAGGATTTGGGTATTGGTTTAGCTAGTTTGATTTATGTATTAACACCCCAAGCCATTATTCTCGGTGGTGGTATCAGTGCTAGCTTTGAGTTTTTTTTCCCCGCAGTCAAAGCAGAAATTGAGCAGCGAGTTATGTTTACATCTCGCGCCGGCTTACAAATTTTACCAGCACAATTAGGCAATTCGGCGGGAATGGTGGGTGCAGCAAAATTAGTCAT